One Prosthecobacter vanneervenii genomic window carries:
- a CDS encoding SDR family oxidoreductase: MSSIFELFSLQGKTAVIIGGTGELCGAIAEGYASAGAEVVLVGRDQSKADKRLETIQAAGGRAYFLSADASRKADLQILLDQVQERSGGCQILINGAGVNSATPFLDIPEEEYDRIMNINTKGVFLACQVFGKYFVENKIPASIINLGSMSGLLPLSRVFTYSMSKGAVHNLSKNLAREWAPLGIRVNTLVPGFFPAEQNKKVLTPDRVAKIMGHTPMNRFGEAKELVAAALLLAGAGSSFITGHEMVVDGGYSSQTI; encoded by the coding sequence ATGTCCTCCATTTTCGAACTCTTCTCTCTCCAAGGCAAAACCGCTGTCATCATTGGCGGCACCGGCGAACTCTGCGGCGCCATCGCCGAAGGCTATGCTTCCGCAGGCGCGGAAGTCGTGCTCGTCGGCCGTGATCAATCCAAGGCGGACAAGCGTCTGGAAACGATCCAGGCTGCAGGTGGTCGCGCCTACTTCCTCTCCGCGGACGCCAGCCGCAAAGCCGACCTTCAAATCCTGCTCGATCAGGTGCAGGAGCGTTCCGGCGGCTGCCAGATCCTCATCAACGGTGCCGGGGTCAATTCTGCCACGCCGTTCCTCGACATTCCTGAAGAGGAGTATGACCGGATCATGAACATCAACACCAAGGGCGTCTTCCTGGCCTGCCAGGTGTTTGGCAAATACTTCGTGGAGAACAAAATCCCCGCCTCCATCATCAATCTCGGCTCCATGTCCGGCCTGCTGCCGCTGAGCCGCGTGTTCACCTACTCCATGTCCAAGGGCGCGGTGCACAACCTCAGCAAGAACCTCGCCCGTGAGTGGGCCCCGCTGGGCATCCGCGTAAACACCCTCGTCCCCGGTTTCTTCCCCGCCGAGCAGAACAAGAAGGTGTTGACCCCGGACCGCGTGGCCAAGATCATGGGCCACACCCCGATGAACCGCTTTGGAGAGGCCAAGGAACTTGTCGCCGCAGCCCTGCTGCTGGCAGGCGCTGGCAGTTCCTTCATCACCGGCCATGAAATGGTCGTGGATGGCGGCTATTCGTCGCAGACGATCTGA